The following coding sequences lie in one Burkholderia cepacia genomic window:
- a CDS encoding AzlD domain-containing protein, whose translation MSATEIWIVIIGMTVVTAVTRALFLIGGERTVLPERAQRALRYAPAAALVAVVLPDVLETPAGLSFALSNHPFYAALAGLGWFLWRRSMLGTIVVGMLVFTALRLIF comes from the coding sequence ATGAGCGCGACGGAGATCTGGATCGTCATCATCGGGATGACGGTCGTCACGGCCGTCACGCGCGCGCTGTTCCTGATCGGCGGCGAGCGCACCGTGCTGCCCGAACGCGCGCAGCGCGCGCTGCGCTATGCGCCGGCCGCCGCGCTGGTCGCCGTCGTGCTGCCCGACGTGCTCGAAACGCCGGCCGGGTTGTCGTTCGCGCTGTCCAACCATCCGTTCTACGCGGCACTCGCCGGTCTCGGCTGGTTCCTGTGGCGGCGCAGCATGCTCGGCACGATCGTCGTCGGGATGCTCGTATTTACCGCCCTGCGCCTGATCTTCTGA
- the fba gene encoding class II fructose-bisphosphate aldolase (catalyzes the reversible aldol condensation of dihydroxyacetonephosphate and glyceraldehyde 3-phosphate in the Calvin cycle, glycolysis, and/or gluconeogenesis) — protein sequence MPLVSMRQLLDHAAEHGYGLPAFNVNNLEQVQAIMAAADQVGAPVIMQASAGARKYAGEPFLRHLIEAAVESYPHIPVVMHQDHGQSPAVCMGAIRSGFTSVMMDGSLEADGKTVASYEYNVDVSRKVVEMAHSIGVTVEAELGVLGSLETMKGDKEDGHGAEGTMTREQLLTDPEQAADFVKLTQCDALAIAIGTSHGAYKFSKKPTGDILSIERIKEIHARIPNTHLVMHGSSSVPQELLAEIREFGGDMKETYGVPVEEIQEGIKHGVRKINIDTDLRLAITGAIRRYLFENPGKFDPRDYLKPAREAAKQVCVDRYLAFGCEGQAGKIKPVSLDKIAEQYKSGALAQVVR from the coding sequence ATGCCTCTCGTATCAATGCGTCAATTGCTGGACCACGCGGCAGAGCACGGTTACGGCCTGCCGGCCTTCAACGTGAACAACCTGGAGCAGGTCCAGGCGATCATGGCGGCGGCGGACCAGGTCGGCGCGCCCGTGATCATGCAGGCATCGGCCGGCGCGCGTAAGTACGCGGGCGAGCCGTTCCTGCGCCACCTGATCGAAGCAGCAGTCGAGTCGTACCCGCACATCCCGGTCGTGATGCACCAGGATCACGGCCAGTCGCCGGCAGTCTGCATGGGCGCGATCCGCAGCGGCTTCACCAGCGTGATGATGGACGGTTCGCTCGAAGCCGACGGCAAGACGGTCGCGTCGTACGAGTACAACGTCGACGTGTCGCGCAAGGTCGTCGAGATGGCGCACTCGATCGGCGTGACGGTCGAAGCCGAACTCGGCGTGCTTGGCTCGCTCGAGACGATGAAGGGCGACAAGGAAGACGGCCACGGCGCGGAAGGCACGATGACCCGCGAGCAACTGCTGACCGATCCGGAGCAGGCCGCCGACTTCGTGAAGCTCACGCAGTGCGATGCGCTCGCGATCGCGATCGGCACGTCGCACGGCGCGTACAAGTTCTCGAAGAAGCCGACGGGTGACATCCTGTCGATCGAGCGCATCAAGGAAATCCACGCGCGCATTCCGAACACCCACCTCGTGATGCACGGTTCGTCGTCGGTGCCGCAGGAACTGCTGGCCGAGATCCGCGAATTCGGCGGCGACATGAAGGAAACCTACGGCGTGCCGGTCGAGGAAATCCAGGAAGGCATCAAGCACGGCGTGCGCAAGATCAACATCGACACCGACCTGCGTCTCGCGATCACCGGTGCGATCCGCCGCTACCTGTTCGAGAACCCGGGCAAGTTCGATCCGCGCGACTACCTGAAGCCCGCGCGCGAAGCGGCGAAGCAGGTTTGCGTCGACCGTTACCTCGCGTTCGGCTGCGAAGGCCAGGCCGGCAAGATCAAGCCGGTGTCGCTCGACAAGATCGCCGAACAGTACAAGTCCGGCGCGCTCGCGCAGGTCGTGCGCTGA
- a CDS encoding branched-chain amino acid transaminase — protein sequence MSMADRDGKIWMDGKLIDWRDAKIHVLTHTLHYGMGVFEGVRAYKAADGSTSIFRLPEHTKRLLNSAKIFQMDVPFDRETLEAAQLEVVRENKLESGYLRPIIWVGSEKLGVSAKGNTIHVAIAAWPWGAYLGEDGLAKGIRVKTSSFTRHHVNVSMVRAKASGWYVNSILANQEATADGYDEALLLDVDGYVSEGSGENFFLVNNGKLYTPDLSSCLDGITRDTIITLAKDAGIEVIEKRITRDEVYTADEAFFTGTAAEVTPIRELDNRTIGSGARGPVTEKLQSAFFDIVSGKNAKYAHWLTKV from the coding sequence ATGTCAATGGCCGACCGCGACGGCAAGATCTGGATGGACGGCAAGCTGATCGACTGGCGCGACGCCAAGATCCACGTCCTGACCCACACGCTGCACTACGGCATGGGCGTCTTCGAGGGCGTGCGCGCGTACAAGGCGGCCGACGGCAGCACCTCGATCTTCCGCCTGCCCGAGCACACGAAACGTCTGCTGAATTCGGCGAAGATCTTCCAGATGGACGTGCCGTTCGATCGCGAGACGCTCGAGGCCGCGCAGCTCGAAGTCGTGCGCGAGAACAAGCTCGAGTCGGGCTATCTGCGCCCGATCATCTGGGTCGGCTCGGAAAAGCTCGGCGTGTCGGCGAAGGGCAACACGATCCACGTCGCGATCGCCGCCTGGCCGTGGGGCGCGTACCTCGGAGAAGACGGCCTCGCGAAGGGCATCCGCGTGAAGACGTCGTCGTTCACGCGCCACCACGTGAACGTGTCGATGGTGCGCGCGAAGGCGTCGGGCTGGTACGTGAACTCGATCCTGGCGAACCAGGAAGCGACGGCCGACGGCTACGACGAGGCGCTGCTGCTCGACGTCGACGGCTACGTGTCGGAAGGCTCGGGCGAGAACTTCTTCCTCGTGAACAACGGCAAGCTGTACACGCCCGACCTGTCGTCGTGCCTCGACGGCATCACGCGCGACACGATCATCACGCTCGCGAAGGACGCCGGCATCGAAGTGATCGAGAAGCGCATCACGCGCGACGAGGTCTACACGGCCGACGAGGCGTTCTTCACCGGCACGGCCGCTGAAGTCACGCCGATCCGCGAGCTCGACAACCGCACGATCGGCAGCGGCGCGCGCGGCCCCGTCACGGAAAAGCTCCAGTCGGCGTTTTTCGATATCGTGTCGGGCAAGAACGCGAAGTACGCGCACTGGCTGACGAAGGTCTGA
- a CDS encoding phosphoribosylaminoimidazolesuccinocarboxamide synthase: MSTLYESTLRSLPLLGRGKVRDNYAVGNDKLLIVTTDRLSAFDVVMGEPIPNKGRVLNQMANFWFDKLAHIVPNHLTGDAPEAVVAADEVEQVKGRGVVVKRLEPIMIEAVVRGYLAGSGWKEYQASGAVCGVQLPEGLQNAQKLPEPIFTPAAKAEMGEHDENITFEETERRIGTELAATIRDISIKLYKEAADYAATRGIIIADTKFEFGLDNHGQLYLMDEALTADSSRFWPADQYEVGTNPPSFDKQFVRDWLEAQPWGKTAPAPALPADVVEKTAAKYQEALERITGQSLA; this comes from the coding sequence ATGTCTACCCTTTACGAATCCACGCTCCGCTCGCTGCCGCTCCTCGGTCGCGGCAAGGTCCGCGATAACTACGCGGTCGGCAACGACAAGCTCCTGATCGTCACGACCGACCGTCTGTCGGCATTCGACGTGGTGATGGGCGAGCCGATTCCGAACAAGGGCCGCGTGCTGAACCAGATGGCGAACTTCTGGTTCGACAAGCTCGCGCACATCGTGCCGAACCACCTGACGGGCGACGCGCCGGAAGCGGTCGTCGCGGCCGACGAGGTCGAGCAGGTGAAGGGCCGCGGCGTGGTCGTCAAGCGCCTCGAGCCGATCATGATCGAAGCGGTCGTGCGCGGCTACCTGGCCGGCAGCGGCTGGAAGGAATACCAGGCATCGGGCGCCGTGTGCGGCGTGCAGTTGCCGGAAGGCCTGCAGAACGCGCAGAAGCTGCCCGAGCCGATCTTCACGCCGGCCGCGAAGGCCGAGATGGGCGAGCACGACGAGAACATCACGTTCGAGGAAACCGAGCGCCGCATCGGCACCGAGCTGGCTGCAACGATCCGCGACATCTCGATCAAGTTGTACAAGGAAGCGGCCGACTACGCGGCGACGCGCGGCATCATCATCGCCGACACGAAGTTCGAATTCGGCCTCGACAACCACGGCCAGCTGTACCTGATGGACGAAGCGCTGACGGCCGATTCGTCGCGTTTCTGGCCGGCCGACCAGTATGAGGTCGGCACGAACCCGCCGTCGTTCGACAAGCAGTTCGTGCGCGACTGGCTCGAGGCGCAGCCGTGGGGCAAGACGGCGCCGGCGCCGGCGCTGCCGGCCGACGTCGTCGAGAAGACGGCCGCGAAGTACCAGGAAGCGCTCGAACGCATCACGGGCCAGTCGCTCGCCTGA
- a CDS encoding nuclear transport factor 2 family protein gives MPRFARLFEAAADTLNAYYQAVADANLDALLALWIDEDFASCVWADGEHLHGLDQIRSGLANRLATRPVTIEPLDIRVYDSLGTVVYTIAEAHQQADLTAEPDMVFATYVMIHERGEWRIAHIHASPIPEQAAGQFAAKIRHGQGPLH, from the coding sequence ATGCCACGTTTTGCCCGCCTTTTCGAAGCCGCTGCCGATACGCTGAACGCCTACTACCAGGCCGTCGCCGATGCCAATCTCGACGCGCTGCTGGCGTTGTGGATCGACGAGGATTTCGCCAGCTGCGTATGGGCGGACGGCGAGCATCTGCACGGCCTCGACCAGATCCGCAGCGGGCTCGCGAACCGGCTCGCCACGCGCCCCGTGACGATCGAGCCGCTCGACATCCGCGTGTACGACAGCCTCGGCACGGTCGTCTATACGATCGCCGAAGCACATCAGCAGGCCGACCTGACGGCCGAACCCGACATGGTTTTCGCCACGTACGTGATGATTCACGAGCGCGGCGAGTGGCGCATCGCGCATATTCACGCGAGCCCGATTCCCGAACAGGCGGCCGGACAATTCGCCGCGAAGATCCGTCACGGGCAGGGTCCGCTGCACTGA
- a CDS encoding AzlC family ABC transporter permease, whose amino-acid sequence MLARLSATDRFALIQGARDYSPTLMAILSWGLVTGIAMSKSVMTLGQASAMSIFVYAGSSQLAVLPLLAAKLPIWTVLLTAAMVNMRFVIFSAGLAPHFSYLPLWRRLAIGYFNGDVIYLLFQKQGFAYGHVPGKEAYFWGMALASWVSWQVSSLAGILLASFFPASWGLELAGTLALIPIMVSAVANRSTLAAVAVAGIVSLIAFDLPYRLALPLAVLAALAAGCTADFFVERADWRRIRTETVQEKEIE is encoded by the coding sequence ATGCTCGCTCGATTGTCCGCCACCGACCGCTTCGCGCTGATCCAGGGCGCGCGCGACTATTCCCCGACATTGATGGCGATCCTCTCCTGGGGGCTCGTCACCGGCATCGCGATGAGCAAGTCGGTCATGACGCTCGGGCAGGCGAGCGCGATGTCGATCTTCGTCTACGCGGGCTCGTCGCAGCTCGCGGTGCTGCCGCTCCTCGCGGCGAAGCTGCCGATCTGGACCGTGCTGCTCACGGCCGCGATGGTCAACATGCGCTTCGTGATCTTCAGCGCAGGGCTTGCGCCCCATTTTTCCTACCTGCCGCTGTGGCGGCGTCTCGCGATCGGCTATTTCAACGGCGACGTGATCTACCTGCTGTTCCAGAAACAGGGCTTTGCCTACGGTCACGTGCCGGGCAAGGAAGCGTATTTCTGGGGGATGGCGCTCGCGAGCTGGGTGTCGTGGCAGGTATCGTCGCTCGCCGGCATCCTGCTCGCGAGTTTCTTCCCCGCGAGCTGGGGGCTGGAGCTGGCCGGCACGCTCGCGCTGATCCCGATCATGGTGTCCGCGGTCGCGAACCGCTCGACGCTCGCGGCCGTCGCGGTCGCCGGCATCGTGTCGCTGATCGCGTTCGACCTGCCGTACCGGCTCGCGCTGCCGCTCGCGGTGCTCGCCGCGCTCGCGGCCGGCTGCACGGCCGACTTCTTCGTCGAACGGGCCGACTGGCGGCGCATCCGCACCGAAACCGTGCAGGAAAAGGAGATCGAATGA
- the waaF gene encoding lipopolysaccharide heptosyltransferase II, whose amino-acid sequence MRRALVIAPNWIGDALMAQPLFALLKKLHPRIAIDAVAPSWVAPVLERMPEIHDVYATDLAHGKLQLLRRWQLASDLRDVGYDAAYVLPNSLKSAVIPWLANIPLRIGYTGEHRYGLLNVRHANPTKSGERPPMTTHYAALAYAPGAKLPESMKTLPAPRLDADLNETARVSARFNLDTRKPLVVFCPGAEFGPAKRWPPEHFATLATIVHQSFPYTQIVALGSQKDAAAAQAIADHAPNVRNLCGQTSLSEACALIARANAVVTNDSGLMHVAAALRRPLVALYGSTDPRHTPPLSDLAKVQWLHLECSPCFERECPLGHLKCLRELGPEQVFGDLRGMLVGQR is encoded by the coding sequence ATGCGTCGAGCGCTGGTTATCGCACCGAACTGGATCGGTGACGCATTGATGGCGCAGCCACTTTTTGCGCTGCTGAAAAAGCTCCATCCCCGCATCGCGATCGATGCCGTCGCACCCTCGTGGGTCGCGCCCGTGCTCGAGCGGATGCCCGAGATCCACGATGTCTACGCGACCGATCTCGCGCATGGCAAGCTGCAGCTGCTGCGCCGCTGGCAGCTCGCGAGCGACCTGCGCGACGTCGGCTACGACGCGGCGTACGTGCTGCCGAATTCGCTGAAGTCCGCGGTGATCCCGTGGCTCGCGAACATCCCGCTGCGGATCGGCTACACGGGCGAGCACCGCTACGGGCTGCTGAACGTGCGGCACGCGAACCCGACCAAGTCGGGCGAGCGGCCGCCGATGACGACCCACTACGCGGCGCTCGCCTACGCGCCGGGCGCGAAGCTGCCCGAGTCGATGAAGACGCTGCCCGCGCCGCGCCTCGACGCGGACCTGAACGAGACGGCGCGCGTGTCCGCGCGTTTCAATCTCGATACGCGCAAGCCGCTCGTCGTGTTCTGCCCGGGCGCCGAATTCGGCCCGGCCAAGCGCTGGCCGCCCGAGCACTTCGCGACGCTCGCGACGATCGTTCACCAGTCGTTCCCGTATACGCAGATCGTCGCACTCGGCTCGCAGAAGGACGCGGCAGCCGCGCAGGCGATCGCCGACCACGCGCCGAACGTGCGCAACCTGTGCGGGCAGACGTCGCTGTCCGAGGCATGCGCGCTGATCGCGCGCGCGAACGCGGTCGTCACCAACGATTCCGGGCTGATGCACGTCGCGGCCGCGCTGCGCCGGCCGCTCGTCGCGCTGTACGGATCGACCGATCCGCGCCACACCCCTCCGCTGTCGGACCTGGCGAAGGTACAATGGCTGCATCTCGAATGCAGTCCCTGCTTCGAACGCGAGTGCCCGCTCGGCCACCTGAAGTGCCTGCGCGAACTCGGTCCCGAGCAGGTATTCGGCGATTTGCGCGGCATGCTCGTCGGGCAGCGCTGA
- the purE gene encoding 5-(carboxyamino)imidazole ribonucleotide mutase: protein MSEIQTAHTHSAPLIGVLMGSSSDWDVMKHAVAILQEFGVPYEAKVVSAHRMPDEMFDYAEKARERGLRAIIAGAGGAAHLPGMLAAKTTVPVLGVPVASKYLKGVDSLHSIVQMPKGVPVATFAIGEAGAANAALFAVSILSGNSVDYANRLAAFRVRQNEAAHAMVLPPLE, encoded by the coding sequence ATGAGTGAAATCCAGACTGCCCACACGCACAGCGCGCCGCTCATCGGTGTGCTGATGGGTTCGAGTTCCGACTGGGACGTGATGAAGCACGCGGTCGCGATCCTGCAGGAATTCGGCGTACCGTACGAAGCGAAGGTCGTGTCCGCGCACCGGATGCCCGACGAGATGTTCGACTATGCGGAGAAGGCGCGCGAGCGTGGGCTGCGCGCGATCATCGCGGGCGCCGGCGGCGCCGCGCACCTGCCCGGCATGCTGGCCGCGAAAACCACGGTGCCGGTGCTCGGCGTGCCGGTCGCGAGCAAGTACCTGAAGGGTGTCGATTCGCTGCACTCGATCGTGCAGATGCCGAAGGGCGTGCCCGTCGCGACGTTCGCGATCGGCGAGGCCGGCGCCGCGAATGCCGCGCTGTTCGCGGTGTCGATCCTGTCCGGCAACTCGGTCGACTATGCGAACCGGCTCGCCGCGTTCCGCGTGCGCCAGAACGAAGCCGCGCACGCGATGGTGCTCCCGCCGCTGGAATGA
- a CDS encoding zinc-finger domain-containing protein: MSEIKEMPLVELTAKDLPAYCPNPAMARWSAHPRVFIDVSHGEARCPYCGTRYKLRDGEVVKGH, translated from the coding sequence ATGAGTGAAATCAAGGAAATGCCGCTGGTCGAGCTGACGGCCAAGGATCTTCCCGCCTACTGCCCGAACCCGGCCATGGCGCGCTGGAGCGCCCATCCGCGCGTCTTCATCGACGTGTCGCACGGCGAGGCACGCTGCCCGTACTGCGGCACGCGCTACAAGCTGCGCGACGGCGAGGTCGTCAAGGGCCACTGA
- a CDS encoding hydrolase, which yields MSTASPPTSPLTGAPAPDDDSLRYRAPRWLPNSHAQTIVPALFARRPAVAYRRERWETPDHDFIDLDWVAHLDSAAPPPDAPLFVLFHGLEGSSGSHYALEMMAAARAKGWHAVVPHFRSCSGEINRQPRFYHLADSAEVDWILRRLAARHRGPLVAAGVSLGGNVLLRWLGEHRSDTSILRAAAAISTPIDVHAGGRALSQGFAMVYTRSFLKTLKRKALAKLDQYPGLFDREAMLQAVTMRDFDEVVTAPLHGFTDADDYWTKATTRPLLPAIDVPTLILNARNDPFLPESALPGPADVSPAVELDQPAAGGHAGFMTGPFPGRLDWLSARVFGYCSKFVDHG from the coding sequence ATGAGTACGGCTTCTCCGCCCACCTCGCCGCTGACCGGGGCCCCGGCCCCCGACGACGATTCATTGCGCTATCGCGCACCGCGCTGGCTGCCGAACAGCCATGCCCAGACCATCGTGCCCGCGCTGTTCGCACGGCGTCCGGCCGTCGCTTACCGACGAGAGCGATGGGAAACCCCCGACCACGACTTCATCGATCTCGACTGGGTCGCGCATCTCGACAGCGCGGCGCCGCCGCCCGATGCGCCGCTGTTCGTGCTGTTCCACGGCCTCGAAGGCAGCTCCGGCTCGCACTACGCGCTCGAGATGATGGCCGCCGCGCGCGCGAAGGGCTGGCACGCCGTCGTGCCGCACTTTCGCAGCTGCAGCGGTGAGATCAACCGCCAGCCGCGCTTCTACCACCTCGCCGACAGCGCCGAAGTCGACTGGATCCTGCGCCGCCTCGCCGCGCGGCATCGCGGGCCGCTCGTCGCGGCCGGCGTATCGCTCGGCGGCAACGTGCTGCTGCGCTGGCTCGGCGAGCATCGCAGCGACACGTCGATCCTGCGGGCGGCCGCCGCGATCTCGACGCCGATCGACGTGCACGCGGGCGGCCGCGCGCTGTCGCAGGGGTTCGCGATGGTCTACACGCGCAGCTTCCTGAAGACGCTCAAGCGCAAGGCGCTCGCGAAGCTCGACCAGTACCCGGGGCTGTTCGACCGCGAAGCGATGCTGCAGGCCGTGACGATGCGCGACTTCGACGAAGTCGTGACCGCCCCGCTGCACGGCTTCACGGACGCCGACGACTACTGGACCAAGGCGACGACGCGCCCGCTGCTGCCCGCGATCGACGTGCCGACGCTGATCCTCAACGCCCGCAACGACCCGTTCCTGCCCGAATCGGCGCTGCCGGGCCCGGCCGACGTATCGCCGGCCGTCGAGCTCGACCAGCCCGCGGCCGGCGGGCACGCGGGATTCATGACCGGGCCGTTCCCCGGCCGCCTCGACTGGCTGTCGGCGCGGGTGTTCGGCTATTGCTCGAAATTCGTCGACCATGGATGA
- the pyk gene encoding pyruvate kinase → MQRATKIVATIGPASSSPEILLQMMQAGLDVVRLNFSHGTADDHRQRAEMVREAARKVGREIAIMADLQGPKIRVGKFENGKTTLVPGQPFILDAACELGNDERVGLDYKELPRDLRPGDLLLLNDGLIVLTVERVLGDEIHTIVKVGGELSNNKGINRQGGGLSAPALTAKDMEDIRTAMSLGADLVAVSFPKNATDMEMARQLANIAGAPYGIKPKMIAKIERAEAIPALQSILDASDGIMVARGDLAVEVGNAAVPALQKRMIRMARESNKLVITATQMMESMIHAPVPTRAEVSDVANAVLDGTDAVMLSAETAAGKYPVVTIETMAAVCVEAEKSEHVELDKDFLDRTFTRIDQSIAMGALFTAYHLGAKAIIALTESGATALWMSRHYTHVPIFALTPRVGSERTMALYRNVTPLHVDFNSDRDSALQAALEIVVKQGYVQHGDMVVLTVGEPMGQAGGTNTLKIVRVGEHY, encoded by the coding sequence ATGCAGCGCGCCACCAAGATAGTCGCCACGATCGGCCCGGCTTCCAGTTCGCCGGAGATTCTGCTGCAGATGATGCAGGCGGGCCTCGACGTCGTGCGGCTCAATTTTTCGCACGGCACGGCCGACGATCACCGCCAGCGCGCCGAGATGGTGCGCGAGGCCGCCCGCAAGGTTGGCCGCGAGATCGCGATCATGGCCGACCTCCAGGGCCCGAAGATCCGCGTCGGCAAGTTCGAGAACGGCAAGACCACGCTCGTGCCGGGGCAGCCGTTCATCCTTGACGCCGCCTGCGAGCTCGGCAACGACGAGCGCGTCGGCCTCGACTACAAGGAACTGCCGCGCGACCTGCGCCCGGGCGACCTGCTGCTGCTGAACGACGGCCTGATCGTGCTGACCGTCGAGCGCGTGCTCGGCGACGAGATCCACACGATCGTCAAGGTGGGCGGCGAGCTGTCGAACAACAAGGGGATCAACCGCCAGGGCGGCGGCCTGTCGGCGCCGGCGCTGACCGCGAAGGACATGGAAGACATCCGCACCGCGATGTCGCTCGGCGCGGACCTCGTCGCGGTGTCGTTCCCGAAGAACGCGACCGACATGGAAATGGCGCGTCAGCTCGCGAACATCGCGGGTGCGCCGTACGGCATCAAGCCGAAGATGATCGCGAAGATCGAGCGCGCGGAAGCGATCCCGGCGCTGCAGAGCATCCTCGACGCGTCCGACGGCATCATGGTCGCGCGCGGCGACCTCGCGGTGGAAGTGGGCAACGCGGCCGTGCCGGCGCTGCAGAAGCGGATGATCCGGATGGCGCGCGAGTCGAACAAGCTCGTGATCACCGCGACGCAGATGATGGAATCGATGATCCACGCACCCGTGCCGACCCGCGCGGAAGTGTCGGACGTCGCGAACGCGGTGCTCGACGGCACCGATGCGGTGATGCTGTCGGCCGAAACGGCCGCCGGCAAGTACCCGGTCGTCACGATCGAGACGATGGCGGCCGTGTGCGTCGAAGCGGAAAAGTCGGAACACGTCGAGCTCGACAAGGATTTCCTCGACCGCACGTTCACGCGGATCGACCAGTCGATCGCGATGGGCGCGCTGTTCACCGCGTACCACCTCGGCGCGAAGGCGATCATCGCGCTGACCGAATCGGGCGCGACCGCGCTGTGGATGTCGCGTCACTACACGCACGTGCCGATCTTCGCGCTGACGCCGCGCGTCGGCAGCGAGCGCACGATGGCGCTGTACCGCAACGTGACGCCGCTGCACGTGGACTTCAACAGCGACCGCGATTCGGCGCTGCAGGCCGCGCTCGAGATCGTCGTCAAGCAGGGCTACGTTCAGCACGGCGACATGGTCGTGCTGACGGTTGGCGAGCCGATGGGGCAGGCGGGCGGCACCAACACGCTGAAGATCGTGCGGGTCGGCGAGCACTATTGA
- a CDS encoding phosphoglycerate kinase has product MSQVKRLTDLIAAGQLAGKRVFIRADLNVPQDDQGNITEDTRVRASVPAIQAALDAGAAVMVTSHLGRPTEGEFKPEDSLAPVAKRLAELLGRDVPLVSNWVENGVNVAPGQVVLLENCRVNKGEKKNSDELAQKMAKLCDVYVNDAFGTAHRAEATTHGIAKYAPVACAGPLLAAELDALGKALGNPARPLVAIVAGSKVSTKLTILKSLAGKVDQLIVGGGIANTFMLAAGLSIGKSLAEADLVNEAKAIIDEARERGASVPIPTDVVTAKEFSPTAVATVKQVADIEADDMILDIGPDTAKALASQLEKAGTIVWNGPVGVFEFDQFGNGTKTLADAIAKSSAFSIAGGGDTLAAIAKYGIHDQVSYISTGGGAFLEFLEGKKLPAVEVLETRAA; this is encoded by the coding sequence ATGAGCCAAGTCAAGCGTCTTACCGACCTGATCGCCGCCGGCCAGCTCGCCGGCAAGCGGGTGTTCATCCGCGCCGACCTGAACGTCCCGCAGGACGACCAGGGCAACATCACCGAAGACACGCGCGTGCGCGCGTCCGTGCCGGCCATCCAGGCCGCGCTCGACGCCGGCGCGGCCGTGATGGTCACGTCGCACCTGGGTCGCCCGACCGAAGGCGAATTCAAGCCGGAAGACTCGCTCGCCCCGGTCGCGAAGCGTCTCGCCGAGCTGCTCGGCCGTGATGTGCCGCTGGTGTCGAACTGGGTCGAGAACGGCGTGAACGTCGCGCCGGGCCAGGTCGTGTTGCTCGAGAACTGCCGCGTCAACAAGGGCGAGAAGAAGAATTCGGACGAGCTCGCCCAGAAGATGGCGAAGCTCTGCGACGTGTACGTGAACGATGCGTTCGGCACCGCACACCGCGCGGAAGCGACCACCCACGGGATCGCGAAGTACGCGCCGGTCGCGTGCGCGGGCCCGCTGCTGGCCGCCGAACTCGACGCGCTCGGCAAGGCGCTCGGCAACCCGGCGCGCCCGCTGGTGGCGATCGTCGCCGGCTCGAAGGTGTCGACCAAGCTGACCATCCTGAAGTCGCTGGCCGGCAAGGTCGACCAGCTGATCGTCGGCGGCGGCATCGCCAACACGTTCATGCTCGCGGCCGGCCTGTCGATCGGCAAGTCGCTCGCGGAAGCCGACCTCGTCAACGAGGCGAAGGCGATCATCGACGAAGCGCGTGAGCGCGGCGCGTCGGTGCCGATCCCGACCGACGTGGTCACCGCGAAGGAATTCTCGCCGACGGCCGTGGCCACGGTGAAGCAGGTCGCCGACATCGAAGCGGACGACATGATCCTCGACATCGGCCCCGATACGGCCAAGGCGCTCGCGAGCCAGCTCGAAAAGGCCGGCACGATCGTGTGGAACGGCCCGGTCGGTGTGTTCGAGTTCGACCAGTTCGGCAACGGCACCAAGACGCTCGCCGACGCGATCGCCAAATCGTCCGCGTTCTCGATCGCGGGCGGCGGCGATACGCTCGCGGCCATCGCGAAGTACGGCATCCACGACCAGGTCAGCTACATCTCGACGGGCGGCGGCGCCTTCCTCGAGTTCCTCGAGGGGAAGAAGCTGCCGGCGGTGGAAGTGCTCGAAACGCGGGCGGCCTGA